Proteins encoded by one window of Channa argus isolate prfri chromosome 1, Channa argus male v1.0, whole genome shotgun sequence:
- the LOC137130993 gene encoding G-protein coupled receptor 4-like: MEHFYINNTQQGNSFGYSNKTSHVDRNVEPSVDIIYVLTCIIISVGLPLTLMAIYAVFSLVRKDHVAPIYVINLLISDLMQLSCMIAEVVKYLHGYEIFPYMHLIGLMASVCFMVCIALERYLVIAWPLWYRHRRTIKISVVVCVVVWAIPVAYILPGLFWDDSEIANTFFGIFLLLPFPLLIFFLGGTIEALSATISVPSEEKLRIVGLLVLVLLIYTLLFLPNAIWSLLNKDQSFLFTSMSFFLLKLSPLADLFMYVFLRKGAVNKLLATVCCCRTNHSNISRSTMNDGNTVSSM; this comes from the exons ATggaacatttttacatcaacaaCACCCAACAGGGCAACAGTTTTGGttacagcaacaaaaccagCCATGTTGATAGGAATGTTGAACCGTCAGTAGATATCATCTACGTCTTGACGTGCATTATCATTTCTGTCGGGCTTCCTTTGACCCTGATGGCCATCTATGCTGTATTTTCTCTG gtacGAAAGGATCATGTTGCTCCGATCTATGTCATCAACCTTCTCATTTCTGACCTCATGCAGCTTAGCTGCATGATCGCTGAAGTGGTCAAATATTTGCACGGCTATGAAATCTTTCCTTATATGCACCTCATTGGTCTGATGGCCAGTGTTTGCTTCATGGTCTGCATTGCCTTGGAAAG GTACTTGGTCATTGCCTGGCCCCTGTGGTACCGTCACAGAAGAACAATCAAGATCTCTGTGGTGGTCTGTGTTGTGGTTTGGGCCATTCCTGTTGCTTATATCCTCCCTGGCCTTTTCTGGGATGACAGTGAGATTGCAAATACTTTCTTTggcatcttcctcctccttccgtTTCCCCTGCTCATCTTCTTCCTGGGTGGAACCATTGAAGCTTTGTCTGCAACCATCAGTGTTCCCTCTGAAGAAAAACTACGAATTGTGGGACTTTTGGTCCTGGTCCTGCTTATTTACACACTGCTGTTCCTGCCGAATGCTATATGGTCCTTGCTAAACAAAGACCAAAGCTTTCTCTTTACCAGtatgtctttctttttactCAAGCTCAGTCCTCTGGctgatttgtttatgtatgttttcctCAGGAAAGGCGCAGTAAACAAGCTTTTGGCTACTGTGTGTTGTTGCAGAACAAACCACAGCAATATCAGCAGATCAACAATGAATGATGGAAACACAGTCAGTTCCATGTAG
- the LOC137131001 gene encoding mas-related G-protein coupled receptor member B5-like encodes MGDYDFNSTSQNISYAYGNTTNYKDGSSSTDFILDVVIYVIIAAGFLSVLVSIYAVFSLVRKDNTAPIYVINLLLADLIQLCSMSVRQSTANIIRKTFFYLYLFGLLAGVGFMVCVSLERYLVIRWPLWYRFRRTIKISLMVCVVVWALPLVLLLPVYFWGDTYVALTTFGHCLLLPFPLFILSLGGTLKALSAASRVPPDEKRRIVATLVLVLIIYTLLFLPSIIYFLAKNTRAGFLDDLSFTMVQFNPIADSFLYVLLRKGAVDKVLASVCCCRMESNDISRSTELVNSQCSAVI; translated from the exons ATGGGAGATTACGACTTCAACAGCACCTCACAGAACATTAGTTACGCTTACGGCAACACCACTAACTATAAAGATGGATCGTCATCAACAGACTTCATTCTAGATGTGGTGATATATGTTATCATTGCAGCTGGATTTCTTTCAGTCCTAGTGTCCATCTATGCTGTATTTTCTCTG gtgCGAAAAGACAATACTGCTCCAATCTACGTCATCAACCTTCTCCTCGCTGACCTCATTCAGCTCTGCTCCATGAGTGTTCGGCAAAGCACTGCAAATATAATCCGGAAGACCTTCTTCTATTTATACCTTTTTGGTCTGCTGGCTGGTGTTGGCTTTATGGTGTGCGTCTCCCTGGAAAG GTATTTGGTCATCAGATGGCCACTGTGGTACCGGTTCAGACGAACAATCAAGATCTCTCTGATGGTCTGTGTCGTGGTCTGGGCCCTTCCTCTTGTCCTTCTCCTCCCAGTCTATTTCTGGGGGGATACCTACGTTGCACTAACCACATTTGGTCACTGTCTCCTTCTTCCATTTCCCCTGTTCATTCTCTCACTGGGTGGGACCCTTAAAGCTCTGTCTGCAGCCAGCCGTGTCCCCCCTGATGAAAAACGAAGAATTGTGGCCACGTTGGTTCTGGTGCTGATTATTTACACACTGCTGTTCCTGCCCAGCATCATTTACTTCCTGGCAAAAAACACTAGAGCAGGTTTCCTTGATGACCTGTCATTCACTATGGTTCAGTTCAATCCTATTGCAGACtcttttctgtatgttttgctTAGGAAAGGAGCTGTAGACAAGGTTTTGgcctctgtgtgttgttgtagaATGGAAAGTAATGATATCAGCAGATCAACAGAGTTGGTTAATAGTCAATGTTCTGCagttatatag